TATGTTGATAGTCCCGCTAGCGCTATCAAATGCATCGAGCCAGTTGATTGCATTTTTCTTTTGCGATATCCTGCAGGTGGTAGGCATATCGATGCTTTCCGTCAAGCGGCACCACAGGCAAAGATTATCTTTCTTCCTGTCGACCTTCATTATCTTCGGCAGTCGAGAGGATTGTCGCTTGGGCTTTTGAACATCAGCGACAAGGATGTGCTTGATATGCGTTCTAGGGAACTAGGAGCTGCAGAGAGTGCGGATGAAGTATGGGTTTTGGGCGAGAATGAGGCGAATGTGTTACATGCTGAACTGCCCAACCAAAAGATCCGGATTGTGCCCTTCTTCCGGAGTCCACCTACCGCATCGGCTGCGGTTTTGAGTTTCGATGGAAGGGCCGACATTGGCTTCATCGGGAACTTCGAACATCCGCCCAACGTGGACGCCGTCAGTTGGTTTATCGAGACGATATGGCGAGAAATACTTGCGGAGGAACCTGATCTCAAGTTGGTAATCGCAGGCTCCAACATCTCTCGTGCCCCGAGGGATATATGGTGCCAGGTGGATAACGTCGAGGTGGTTGGCTGGGTGCCCTCTGAATATGATTTCCTCAAGACCAAGCTTCTGTCGATCGCGCCACTTCGTTTTGGAGCTGGCATCAAAGGTAAGGTGGCGAGCAGCTTATTAGTTGGCACCCCTTGCGTAGGTACCAGAGTGGCGTTCGAGGGTATGAATCTCAGCGATGATCAGGTCATAGTCGCAGATGACCCGGAAGAGACGGTGGCAGCGGTGCTCGGGATCTTGCGGAATCGTGAGCGTTGGTCTCAACTCTCAAAGAACGGCTTCGAGCGCTCTCGGGCTCTCTGGTCGTATTCGGCAGGTCACGAGCGGCTCAGGGCCATCTTGAACGAGATGAAGCTTCTTCCGGCGACGGGGGTCGACGGCAGCGAGGCCCACTAAGAATACTGTTGGAGCTGACGGCGTCCACCTTGCTGTTAACGCCCGTACAGTAGGGCATCTATGCTGCGGAATAGGTGTATAGCAACCAGATGGCGCTCCCCGCCAACGAGCAGATAGCTGGAGATTATGATCGAGGTGTCGTGTAACTCCCTGTCGTCTACGGAGGCGACACCCTTGTGAGCTGGCATGCGACCTTCGGTTCAGAACTGCAGGCAAAAGCCGGTTAAAGTTATGATAATGCTCTCGCTGGAAGAGCTTGTACAAGACGGAGTTGATTCATGCCATCGCTATCTCCGGCGATTAGATCGCTGTCGATTGGCAGACGGAACAAGTGGATGAACTGGACCTCTTCATGGGATCTCGTCTACTACGTTCATGACCTCATGAGAAGTGGTTGCACTCCTCGATTCGAATGATGTCGCCAGTCGAATACGAAGCTCTCCACCATACCCCGAGGAAGTCTGGCAACCACTTGATGACAGGTAACCGGGTCTCCGAAAAACCAAGGCTGGTTTAGAGTCGATATCCTGCTAAATTTCGCGACTGCAACAGATAGCACCAGCCCTCAGCGCAGCCAAAAAGCTGATCTAACCTTTCGAAGCCGGCCGCCAACCTAGTGGAAGTGAACCAAAAAGCTTGGACGGATTCCGGCTCCAAATCTCACGATTTTTAGAGTTCAGGAGAATTCTGGAGTCTGTGGATTTACGCGAGCGCGCCACCGAAACCTGAGTGATGCTGTCGTAAGGTGACACGCAGCGAGCTACGAGTATCGATACTAAGGGCTTCTACGAGAACCGGAGTTGGCCCATTATGGCGTAGGTTCAGCGGAGCTTTGAGAACCCCTTCGTGTGCTTTGATCGTCACCGGATCAAGGTGCAGCCAGGATGGTGTGCTCTTTGCACTCTCTCCGTTGATCGAGAATTGATGGACCCAATTGGCCTTGGGTTCTGTCTCCATGACCCAGATAGTTACACTGTCAATCTCGGTCACGGTTCCCTCCGGTATCGATAGGCGACATTCGAGGTCACCATCCGGTTCGAGTAAAATCGGAGTTGAAGGGAAGTATCGGGCTGGATCTGGACATGGAAGTTCAATGCTGCGGCAAGAATCAAGCCATGGGATTCGAACCCTAGGTGGCCAAGCCAATCCGCCATCGACATCAGAGATCGAAATGTTTGGATTGTGGAAGGGGTCATTGAGGATCTGGGGTGCCCACTTTTGCCAATAACGGATGACCTCGGTACCATGACGTTGTCTCTTGGAGGGCTCAGCGTCAGTGCCACGGGATGCTGACTCATGATGGATGAGCTGGGCTGCTGGGCTGTAACCGACATGGTAGCCCGCCTGGATGAACCTCAAGCAGAGATCGATGTCGTTTAAGGAGATGGCGAATTGTTCGTCAAAACCATTGATTGCCTGGAAGGCGGTACGGGAGACAACCATGGCGGCACCGGTGACAGCGGAGAGACGCTGCGTGAGCACAATTTGACCGTTTGGTCCGGTGGCACCACGTTCGCTGTATTTGTAGCGATGGCCTGGTTCCCCGATGACATTCAATGTTATTCCACAGTGCTGGACAGTGTTATCTGGGTATAGCAACAGAGCCCCTACCGCCGCCATCTTGTCCTGCTGGCATAGACCGACCATCTCTGTGAGCCAGGATGGATTGATAGCCTCGGTATCGTTGTTGAGCATGCATATGTAGTCAGCCTCTACTTGGGAGATTGCCCAGTTGTGCATGGCGGCGTAGTTGAATGGGTGAGGGTAATCGAGGACGCGATGTCGAGGACGTGACTTTACCTCTTCGAGAAGGGTGAGAGTCTCTTGCTCATCGCTCTCGTTGTTGATGATCACGATCTCGTAGTTTGGGTAGTCGGTTATTGCAAGGCTTTCGAGGCACTGACTGAGGAGGTCAGCATGGTTCCGAGTGGGGATAATGATCGACACCTTCGGGTTGCCGACAGGACGAAAGTGGATCAAATGGTAAGCATCTTCAGCGACAGGCTCGATGGTTGCAGGCAGTCTGCGGCGTTCGATCGCCTCGGCGACCGCTCGCATTCCGTTCGCCATCGCTTGCGGTTTGAGTTGCACCTTGATCGCGGTCGAGCCCGTGGCCATCCGCCAGTGGTATAGGATCGCTGGAATATGTTGGATCTGGGATTCGTC
The sequence above is a segment of the Ferrimicrobium acidiphilum DSM 19497 genome. Coding sequences within it:
- a CDS encoding glycosyltransferase family 2 protein, which encodes MTPPKRRRAVIPSTITRTSHAQALSEVEYLHLVLDNRAIERDDLARQLSTRSAQLAEVLASTSWQLTKGVRSLSAIVKRDVVPRLAAEARRNPKLPSLLDRIRPGLGGRLIDQPPSQHGSTEEEKLDIESYLAWVREYDNEIDEPAIRSYLRGLTYQPVVSIVMPTFNSPPEYVREAIESVRSQIYPNWQLCIVDDASTEPMVRQIIDEYTQVDQRIISHMRVETGNIAAATNDGFAMATGEYVGLLDHDDLLRPHSLAWVVATLNQHPDTAILYSDEDKLTPDGRRYSPYFKPDFDPLLLLAQNYMTHFFVVRKVELDQVGGQRLGFDGSQDWDLALRLTEIVDESQIQHIPAILYHWRMATGSTAIKVQLKPQAMANGMRAVAEAIERRRLPATIEPVAEDAYHLIHFRPVGNPKVSIIIPTRNHADLLSQCLESLAITDYPNYEIVIINNESDEQETLTLLEEVKSRPRHRVLDYPHPFNYAAMHNWAISQVEADYICMLNNDTEAINPSWLTEMVGLCQQDKMAAVGALLLYPDNTVQHCGITLNVIGEPGHRYKYSERGATGPNGQIVLTQRLSAVTGAAMVVSRTAFQAINGFDEQFAISLNDIDLCLRFIQAGYHVGYSPAAQLIHHESASRGTDAEPSKRQRHGTEVIRYWQKWAPQILNDPFHNPNISISDVDGGLAWPPRVRIPWLDSCRSIELPCPDPARYFPSTPILLEPDGDLECRLSIPEGTVTEIDSVTIWVMETEPKANWVHQFSINGESAKSTPSWLHLDPVTIKAHEGVLKAPLNLRHNGPTPVLVEALSIDTRSSLRVTLRQHHSGFGGALA